The DNA window TCGCGGATTTTTAATCCTGTTTCATAAAAATCAGATACAGAAGGTTCCCAAGTGTAGAACATGATAATGAAATCTTGGTTTTGATAAACCAACCATGGAGAAGGTTGTGTAGGGACCCTTTTGGTGGAAACTCATACACCAAGACTTGATCTTTATGTGCAGAACAAGCAAGTAGATTAACCACATTTTCATGCTTCAGCCTAAACAATGTTGAAACCTACAAATACACATATTTGGTACTAATGTTATATGCTTTACAGAGTTTGCAGTCGTATATAATGTTATTGTCAAACCTGTGCTAGAAATTCACTGTTCGGCAACTTCTTATGGAGAATTTTGACGGCGACTTTCTCTCCAGTTTCCACGACTCCTCGGAACCAAGGACTCGTACATGGCTTCCTAAGGAAATTAGCAGTCATGTCCAATATATCAGTTGTGGTAACCGATCTTGGCAGCATATTAGCATCCTCTTCATTGATGGTTGCTTGTTTGTCCTCCAACACATCATCAACAGTGGAGACAGATTGTTTGTCATCTCCATCAACGGTGGAGACAACTTGTTTGTCGTCTTTATCAATGGTAGAGATGGCTCGTGGCACCTCATCAACTTCAACCACATACTGATCTTTTTGTGTTGAACCTGTGCCAACACAAAGTAATCTCTTCAACATTGAATATCATGCAtatataaaaagaaagaaagaattcACCTTTACCAAACAGAATAAATCTATTCCAACATAGCCAAAATTGTGATTTTTGTGCTGTGGTCCCTCTCCTCTCCTGTTGCTCAAGGGCTAACTCAAGCTGCGCCACAACTCGACTCATTGGGAGCCGTTTCTTTGGTTCATGATGCAAGCATCTTTTAACAACCCCAATAAATGCCTGAGGCAATCTTGTGTGATATCTCCCTTCAAATTTGAAGCTACAATCTGATCAGCTTTTCCATTTCGAATCTTTTCTTGAGCCCACATGCTCATACGCAGCTCATCCTCTGCAAGCTGTTCCTCAACCGCTCGCCTCCCACTCAATACCTCTAACAACACTACCCCAAACGAATATGTGTCACTTGCCCTTGTAAGTCTCCCTGGTAAAATAACTCGGGTCAAAATATCCAAATGAGCCCTTAACATTTGTGATCACATGAGTTTGCAATATATTTTGGCTTACATGTTTGGCCAATCCAAAATCTGAAACCTTCGCTGTGAAACAGTCGTCCAGAAGGATATTCGTAGGCTTGACATCACGATGTATGACAGAGCAACCCGAGTGAAGATAGTCCAAACCTCTTCTGGCTCCAATACATATCTTAAGTCGTTCATTCCGCGAGAGAGTTGAGCCGCCGTTACTATTCTTGTGGAGGGATCTGCGAGCGTTCTATTAGACATGTAGTCGTAAACAAGAATCATCTCACCCTCCTCATCGCAGTAGCCAATCAGGGAGACTAGATTATGGTGTCGGAACTTACTTAGTGTTTCAATCTCCGATGCAAACTCCATCTGGCCTTGACTCGGGTTTGATGCTAGCCGCCGCTTTATGGCCACAGTCAGAGAGCCATTAACGATGAGGCCTTTGTAGACTATACCAAAACCACCTTTTCCAATGACATGCGCGTTGCTGAAAACTCCGGTGGCTGAGTGAATTTCAGCTAGTGATAACCGACGACAAAGTTGCTCGGTCGTTGATGATAATACCATCTTTTCATCTCAAGCTAGTTATCAAGATACCAAACAGTGAAGCAAAACAGAATAATCTCAATGGAACCAAGAGTTGACTTAATTTGTAGctgaacatcatcatcatcatcatcatcccgCAGATGAGACTTAGACtgaaatgttaaaaaataatttttgatGAAGATGCGTATCTCAGTTAATCTTAATTTGTTTAGTTATATCTGCCAATGTAGTActacaattttaaaatattatctcATCATGAAAACAACTCATTAAGTCCTAGTCGATAGTTATTAACTAAAAGGAATAGGTGTACaacatataataaaaaaactatCAGCCCCATATTAAAGTAATGATTTTTAAGATTAACAAACCAAATAAGTTTGACAATTGTCAGTTGTTTCTGTATTCTGAATTGATAATTTGAGTGTTACATTGACTCATTTTATTCAAGCAACCTATACAAGAAAAGATTGTGCTAGATTGATTCTTGCTTTGTTTATAACACTTGATGGAGGCAATAATCAATCAATAGATTGATCAAAAATCCAATTCATCAAATTCTACATATAGTACCTATAGGTATCGAGCTCACAAGGGCCAACATGATCCTCTTCCGAT is part of the Salvia splendens isolate huo1 chromosome 22, SspV2, whole genome shotgun sequence genome and encodes:
- the LOC121786416 gene encoding pto-interacting protein 1-like isoform X2, coding for MSRVVAQLELALEQQERRGTTAQKSQFWLCWNRFILFGSTQKDQYVVEVDEVPRAISTIDKDDKQVVSTVDGDDKQSVSTVDDVLEDKQATINEEDANMLPRSVTTTDILDMTANFLRKPCTSPWFRGVVETGEKVAVKILHKKLPNSEFLAQVSTLFRLKHENVVNLLACSAHKDQVLVYEFPPKGSLHNLLHGLKIREFQPDSCLTWSETIKIGVGITFMKRG
- the LOC121786416 gene encoding pto-interacting protein 1-like isoform X1, with translation MSRVVAQLELALEQQERRGTTAQKSQFWLCWNRFILFGKGSTQKDQYVVEVDEVPRAISTIDKDDKQVVSTVDGDDKQSVSTVDDVLEDKQATINEEDANMLPRSVTTTDILDMTANFLRKPCTSPWFRGVVETGEKVAVKILHKKLPNSEFLAQVSTLFRLKHENVVNLLACSAHKDQVLVYEFPPKGSLHNLLHGLKIREFQPDSCLTWSETIKIGVGITFMKRG